The genome window ATTGTGATGGATCTTGACGGTCTGAAGGGCATCAACGACAAGCAGGGCCACCTGAAGGGCGACGAACTGCTGCGCGCCTTTGCGCGGCATCTGCGCACCCTGGAAGGCGAGGGCATCACCACCTACCGTCTGGGCGGCGACGAGTACGCTGTGCTGGCTCCCCCCAGCGAGGAAAAACGGTTGGTGGCCCGGGTGCGCGAGATTGAGAGCGAGATGCAGGCCGAGTACCCCACCTCTGGCGTGAGCTTCGGGGTGGCGCACACCGGCCACGCGCCCAAGATCTCGGCCTTCGAGGAAGCCGATCAGCGCATGTACCGGCAGAAGATGTCAAAAAAGGGCGTGGCGCGTCCGTCTCTGCTGACCTGAGACGCACGCGCTTCTAGAGACGAACCTCACTCCCCCTCAGACCGGGTGTACAGGTAGAGTTCGCTGCTGGTAGCGACCACCAGACACTGGCCTGTTGGGGAAAACCCTGTGGCGCGCAGTTCAGGCTCTCTGGCAATGACCGCGCAGCCTTGTGCAGCGTCTGCCTGCTCGTACCAAGTTGGCCGCTTCAAGATCACGCTGCGCACAGGCCACTCGAAAGTTTCTATGTTCACGGTCCAGCCATCGTAGGTGGTAGCGGGCAGCCCGCCCCCTGCCAAGCCAGCCATGCGCACCTGGTGCCCGGCCAGCACGCCAATACCTAGGGCCAGCAACTCCCCCCCGCTCCACCAATCCGAGCCTGTCTCTGCATCCCGGGCCAGCCGTTCGCCTGTTAAGCCGTCCACCACACCACGGCCCTGCGCAGACACGATCAAGAGCCAATCTGAACCTGTGCCAAAACCCACCTCAGTCAGGCCCCCCACCGCGCGTGAGGTGGTGAGCCGCCACGGCGCTGGAGGCCGCACCACCGGCAGCAGAGGCAGTTGCTGCTGGATATTGCGGATGTTCTGCCCAATATCGCGCCGGTTCATTCAGACACAATAGGTGCGGGCCAGGACGTTGAAAGCGCGCTAGACAGGAGCGTCTCCCCTAGCCCACCACTTTCCTGACCGTGGCCGAGAGCTTCGGCGGGTACATCAGGGCAAACTGGCCGCGCTGGTCGGCCCACACACGCGCCATATCGCTGTAGCGCATGGCCACGTAGCCCAGCAGCGGGTCCATGATGTACACCTGCGCCGACTGATCGTTGTAGCCCACCAGCACCCGCCAGTGCGGAATCACCCGGCCCGCCGCCGTGATGTGCGACTGCAGCGCAATCACCGGAATGCCGCTGCGAATCGCCGCCTTCACCGTGTTCAGGCTGCCGCCGGTGTACAGGCGCGCTTCCAGGCCCACCGTGGGCGCAAACTTCACGATGGCCTGGGCGCTCATGTACGAGCGCTCGGTGGGGCGGGTCTGGCGGCTGACCTCGGCCATGTTCATCTTCAGGCCGTAATAGGCCAGCACCTGGGTCAGGCTGGCGGGGCCGCAGGCATTGTAGGTCTGCCGGACCAGCGGCATCCC of Deinococcus arcticus contains these proteins:
- a CDS encoding C39 family peptidase yields the protein MRAAFVVVFGGLVLASAQAAPPPGYVLQGMPLVRQTYNACGPASLTQVLAYYGLKMNMAEVSRQTRPTERSYMSAQAIVKFAPTVGLEARLYTGGSLNTVKAAIRSGIPVIALQSHITAAGRVIPHWRVLVGYNDQSAQVYIMDPLLGYVAMRYSDMARVWADQRGQFALMYPPKLSATVRKVVG